A portion of the Nitratidesulfovibrio termitidis HI1 genome contains these proteins:
- the mscL gene encoding large conductance mechanosensitive channel protein MscL, translating into MLKAFKEFAVKGNALDMAVGVILGASFGTIVKSLVDDLIMPPIGLVLGGVDFSNLFVTLRDGAAPGPYASLAAAKQAGAVTLNAGVFANTVVSFVIVAFAVFLLVRGVNTLRERLEGPAAPKQQDCPFCFSKIDARATRCPHCTAEIGG; encoded by the coding sequence ATGCTGAAGGCATTCAAGGAATTCGCGGTCAAAGGCAACGCGCTGGACATGGCCGTGGGCGTCATTCTGGGCGCCTCGTTCGGCACCATCGTCAAGTCGCTGGTGGATGACCTGATCATGCCGCCCATCGGCCTGGTACTGGGCGGCGTGGATTTTTCCAACCTGTTCGTCACCCTGCGCGACGGCGCCGCGCCCGGCCCGTACGCCAGCCTGGCCGCCGCCAAACAGGCGGGGGCGGTAACCCTGAACGCGGGCGTGTTCGCCAACACGGTGGTCAGCTTCGTCATCGTGGCCTTTGCCGTGTTCCTGCTGGTGCGCGGGGTGAACACCCTGCGCGAACGCCTGGAGGGTCCGGCCGCCCCCAAACAGCAGGACTGCCCGTTCTGCTTCAGCAAGATCGACGCACGCGCCACCCGCTGCCCCCACTGCACCGCCGAGATAGGCGGATAG
- a CDS encoding branched-chain amino acid ABC transporter substrate-binding protein — MRKGWFKGLVAGLVVAVMACPAFAADTIKFGVAGAHSGDLASYGLPTVNAAKLVAKMINAKGGVLGKQVEVIPQDDQCKPELATNAATKLVSDGANVVLGHICSGATKAALPIYKEANIVLMSPSATNPALTQSGDYPNFFRTIASDDQQAKLGVDFTIDKLGKKKIAVLHDKGDYGKGYAEYAKQFIEQGGKGTVVLFEGVTPGAVDYSAVVQKIRNSGAEAVMFGGYHPEASKIVQQMRKKRMDLPFVSDDGVKDDTFIKVAGKDAEGVYASSSRDVSSLPLYKEAIEAHVKEFGTEPGAFYKEAYAASLALLNAIEKAGSTDSAKIMNALRTEFVETSVGKIKFDKRGDAEGVGFSMYQVKNGKYVELK; from the coding sequence ATGCGTAAAGGATGGTTCAAAGGCCTTGTTGCGGGTCTTGTCGTGGCCGTTATGGCCTGCCCGGCGTTTGCTGCGGACACCATCAAGTTCGGCGTGGCCGGCGCCCACAGCGGCGACCTGGCCTCCTACGGGCTGCCCACCGTCAACGCCGCCAAGCTGGTGGCCAAGATGATCAACGCCAAGGGCGGCGTGCTCGGCAAGCAGGTGGAAGTCATTCCCCAGGATGACCAGTGCAAGCCCGAACTGGCCACCAACGCGGCCACCAAGCTGGTGTCCGACGGCGCCAACGTGGTGCTCGGCCACATCTGCTCCGGCGCCACCAAGGCCGCGCTTCCCATCTACAAGGAAGCCAACATCGTGCTGATGTCGCCCTCGGCCACCAACCCGGCCCTGACCCAGAGCGGCGACTACCCCAACTTCTTCCGCACCATCGCCTCTGACGATCAGCAGGCCAAGCTGGGCGTGGACTTCACCATCGACAAGCTGGGCAAGAAGAAGATCGCCGTGCTGCACGACAAGGGCGACTACGGCAAGGGCTACGCCGAATACGCCAAGCAGTTCATCGAACAGGGCGGCAAGGGCACCGTGGTGCTCTTCGAAGGCGTGACCCCCGGCGCCGTGGACTACTCCGCCGTTGTGCAGAAGATCCGCAACTCCGGCGCCGAAGCCGTGATGTTCGGCGGCTACCATCCCGAAGCCTCGAAGATCGTGCAGCAGATGCGCAAGAAGCGCATGGACCTGCCCTTCGTGTCCGACGACGGCGTGAAGGACGACACCTTCATCAAGGTTGCCGGCAAGGACGCCGAAGGAGTGTACGCCTCCAGCTCGCGCGACGTGAGCTCGCTGCCCCTGTACAAGGAAGCCATCGAAGCCCACGTGAAGGAATTCGGCACCGAACCCGGCGCGTTCTACAAGGAAGCCTACGCCGCGTCGCTGGCCCTGCTGAACGCCATCGAAAAGGCCGGTTCCACCGATTCCGCCAAGATCATGAACGCCCTGCGCACCGAATTTGTTGAAACTTCGGTGGGCAAGATCAAGTTCGACAAGCGCGGCGATGCCGAAGGCGTCGGCTTCTCCATGTACCAGGTGAAGAACGGCAAGTACGTGGAACTCAAGTAG